In the Hordeum vulgare subsp. vulgare chromosome 7H, MorexV3_pseudomolecules_assembly, whole genome shotgun sequence genome, one interval contains:
- the LOC123410495 gene encoding aspartic proteinase nepenthesin-1-like, producing the protein MQCSSACNSTMKGWSVLQLFPCVLLLTFSLAESAVLRADLTHVDSGRGFTKHELLRRMVARSKARLASLRSSACDPALTAPVGHGGSKAGSSEYLIHLGIGTPRPQRVVLNLDTGSDLVWTQCACTVCFDQPVPVFRASVSHTFSRVPCSDPLCGHAVYLPLSGCAARDRSCFYAYGYMDHSITTGKMAEDTFTFKAPDRADTAAAVPNIRFGCGMMNYGLFTPNQSGIAGFGTGPLSLPSQLKVRRFSYCFTAMEESRVSPVFLGGEPENLEAHATGPIQSTPFAPGPAGAPVGSQPFYFLSLRGVTVGETRLPFNASTFALKGDGSGGTFIDSGTAITFFPQAVFRSLREAFVAQVPLPVAKGYTDPDNLLCFSVPAKKMAPAVPKLILHLEGADWELPRENYVLDNDDDGSGAGRKLCVVILSAGNSNGTIIGNFQQQNMHIVYDLESNKMVFAPARCDKL; encoded by the coding sequence ATGCAATGCAGTAGCGCGTGCAACTCCACGATGAAGGGCTGGTCAGTCTTGCAGCTTTTCCCTTGTGTTCTTCTCCTCACCTTCTCGTTGGCCGAGTCGGCGGTCCTGCGCGCCGATCTTACGCACGTCGACAGCGGCCGCGGCTTCACCAAGCACGAGCTTCTCCGCCGGATGGTCGCCCGGTCCAAGGCTCGCCTCGCCAGCCTACGCTCCTCCGCCTGCGACCCGGCGCTGACCGCGCCGGTAGGCCACGGCGGGTCGAAAGCCGGTTCTTCCGAGTACCTCATCCACTTGGGCATCGGCACGCCGCGCCCGCAGCGCGTGGTGCTCAATCTGGACACCGGCAGCGACCTCGTCTGGACGCAGTGCGCCTGCACGGTATGCTTCGACCAGCCAGTCCCGGTTTTCCGCGCCTCCGTTTCCCACACCTTCAGCCGTGTCCCGTGCTCCGACCCTCTCTGCGGGCACGCCGTGTACCTCCCGCTCTCCGGGTGCGCCGCCAGAGACAGGTCATGCTTCTACGCATACGGCTACATGGACCATTCGATCACGACGGGCAAGATGGCCGAGGACACTTTCACATTCAAGGCGCCCGACCGGGCGGACACTGCTGCGGCTGTGCCTAACATCCGCTTTGGTTGTGGCATGATGAACTACGGCCTCTTCACCCCGAATCAGTCCGGCATCGCCGGTTTCGGCACCGGCCCGTTGTCGCTGCCGTCGCAGCTCAAGGTCCGTAGGTTCTCCTACTGCTTCACGGCCATGGAAGAGTCCAGGGTCAGCCCGGTGTTCCTTGGCGGCGAGCCGGAAAACCTTGAAGCGCATGCCACGGGGCCCATTCAGTCCACCCCGTTCGCCCCAGGCCCTGCGGGTGCGCCTGTGGGCAGCCAACCATTCTACTTCCTTTCCCTCCGAGGCGTCACCGTCGGCGAGACGCGGCTGCCGTTCAACGCTTCTACGTTCGCACTCAAGGGCGATGGCTCTGGCGGGACGTTCATCGACTCCGGCACGGCCATCACATTCTTCCCGCAGGCCGTGTTCCGGAGCCTCCGGGAGGCGTTCGTGGCGCAGGTACCGCTACCTGTCGCCAAAGGGTACACTGACCCCGACAACCTCCTCTGCTTCTCCGTTCCGGCGAAGAAGATGGCGCCCGCCGTGCCGAAGCTAATCCTCCATCTGGAGGGTGCAGACTGGGAGCTTCCACGGGAGAACTACGTGctggataacgacgacgacggcagcgGCGCGGGCAGGAAGCTGTGCGTCGTCATACTTTCTGCAGGCAACAGCAACGGGACGATCATCGGCAACTTCCAGCAGCAGAACATGCACATCGTCTACGACCTGGAGAGCAACAAGATGGTCTTCGCGCCCGCGCGCTGCGACAAGCTGTAA